Proteins encoded in a region of the Apostichopus japonicus isolate 1M-3 chromosome 19, ASM3797524v1, whole genome shotgun sequence genome:
- the LOC139960161 gene encoding techylectin-5A-like isoform X2, translating to MATQSRSFRFGAILTTVIYLCSIVESMDLCTFEEVSNCKMAENCSFGNYAAEETVETTPSQEIALSTQIQCPMNMVFGNCSCHGTCSDPFGCHGNCEEPETCFCPPDNFLMDGEDCVPIEECECYIQDVGFLQPGKFFVNNDCTQRCNCTQGNLTCDHEYRCSNYASCQPDNGTNICSCYDGYYGDGLTCTLALDCDDYRNAGFTENGTYIITPTNWTSGSFEVYCDMDTSGGGWTVFQRRIDGSVDFYLTWTDYKEGFGNVDHEHWLGNDKLHLLTNQRDYNLRVDMISSLDGLNYYAEYELFRIANEDNLYRLTNIDGYSGNTGDAMAWDIQSAWSTKDRDNGKHTDVHGECAVEGHGAYWYSVCGDFNPNGLYNGSGSTSLFWRDIPGSNFNNLKFLEMKIRPARS from the exons ATGGCAACTCAGTCGCGAAGTTTCcgttttggtgccattttgacGACTGTGATATATCTTTGCAGCATTGTAGAATCAATGG ACTTATGTACTTTCGAAGAAGTATCTAATTGCAAGATGGCAGAAAACTGTTCTTTCGGAAACTATGCGGCGGAAGAAACCGTTGAGACAA CACCATCTCAGGAAATCGCTCTTTCTACGCAAATTCAGTGTCCAATGAACATGGTGTTTGGAAACTGTAGCTGTCATGGAACTTGTTCAGACCCTTTCGGTTGCCATGGTAATTGTGAGGAACCTGAAACTTGCTTTTGCCCGCCAGATAACTTCTTGATGGACGGGGAGGACTGTGTCCCAATCGAGGAGTGTGAATGCTACATTCAAGATGTTGGATTCCTCCAA CCAGGCAAATTCTTTGTAAACAACGACTGCACACAAAGATGTAACTGCACTCAGGGAAACTTGACATGTGATCACGAATATCGTTGTAGCAACTATGCATCATGTCAACCAGACAATGGCACCAATATATGTAGTTGCTATGATGGTTACTATGGCGATGGATTAACTTGCACATTGGCTCTCGATTGCGATGACTACCGTAATGCAGGATTCACCGAAAATGGTACTTACATCATCACACCGACCAACTGGACAAGCGGTTCATTTGAAGTTTACTGTGATATGGACACCTCGGGTGGCGGCTGGACG GTATTTCAGCGTCGAATCGACGGATCAGTCGACTTTTATCTTACTTGGACTGATTACAAAGAAGGTTTTGGAAACGTGGACCATGAACATTGGCTTGGGAATGACAAGTTACATTTATTGACCAATCAGCGAGATTACAATCTTCGTGTCGATATGATATCTTCATTAGATGGTCTTAATTACTACGCCGAGTATGAACTCTTCAGGATTGCGAATGAGGACAATTTGTACAGGCTGACGAATATCGATGGCTACTCTGGAAATACAG GAGATGCGATGGCATGGGACATACAATCAGCTTGGTCCACAAAGGATCGCGACAATGGTAAACACACGGACGTTCATGGTGAATGTGCAGTGGAGGGTCACGGAGCGTATTGGTATAGTGTTTGCGGCGACTTCAATCCTAATGGCTTATATAACGGATCCGGTTCTACTAGCCTCTTTTGGAGGGACATACCTGGAAGtaatttcaacaatttaaagTTTCTAGAGATGAAGATAAGACCAGCGAGAAGTTAA
- the LOC139960161 gene encoding uncharacterized protein isoform X3, with amino-acid sequence MATQSRSFRFGAILTTVIYLCSIVESMDLCTFEEVSNCKMAENCSFGNYAAEETVETTPSQEIALSTQIQCPMNMVFGNCSCHGTCSDPFGCHGNCEEPETCFCPPDNFLMDGEDCVPIEECECYIQDVGFLQPGKFFVNNDCTQRCNCTQGNLTCDHEYRCSNYASCQPDNGTNICSCYDGYYGDGLTCTLALDCDDYRNAGFTENGTYIITPTNWTSGSFEVYCDMDTSGGGWTVFQRRIDGSVDFYLTWTDYKEGFGNVDHEHWLGNDKLHLLTNQRDYNLRVDMISSLDGLNYYAEYELFRIANEDNLYRLTNIDGYSGNTGGDAMAWDIQSAWSTKDRDNGKHTDVHGECAVEGHGAYWYSVCGDFNPNGTYLEVISTI; translated from the exons ATGGCAACTCAGTCGCGAAGTTTCcgttttggtgccattttgacGACTGTGATATATCTTTGCAGCATTGTAGAATCAATGG ACTTATGTACTTTCGAAGAAGTATCTAATTGCAAGATGGCAGAAAACTGTTCTTTCGGAAACTATGCGGCGGAAGAAACCGTTGAGACAA CACCATCTCAGGAAATCGCTCTTTCTACGCAAATTCAGTGTCCAATGAACATGGTGTTTGGAAACTGTAGCTGTCATGGAACTTGTTCAGACCCTTTCGGTTGCCATGGTAATTGTGAGGAACCTGAAACTTGCTTTTGCCCGCCAGATAACTTCTTGATGGACGGGGAGGACTGTGTCCCAATCGAGGAGTGTGAATGCTACATTCAAGATGTTGGATTCCTCCAA CCAGGCAAATTCTTTGTAAACAACGACTGCACACAAAGATGTAACTGCACTCAGGGAAACTTGACATGTGATCACGAATATCGTTGTAGCAACTATGCATCATGTCAACCAGACAATGGCACCAATATATGTAGTTGCTATGATGGTTACTATGGCGATGGATTAACTTGCACATTGGCTCTCGATTGCGATGACTACCGTAATGCAGGATTCACCGAAAATGGTACTTACATCATCACACCGACCAACTGGACAAGCGGTTCATTTGAAGTTTACTGTGATATGGACACCTCGGGTGGCGGCTGGACG GTATTTCAGCGTCGAATCGACGGATCAGTCGACTTTTATCTTACTTGGACTGATTACAAAGAAGGTTTTGGAAACGTGGACCATGAACATTGGCTTGGGAATGACAAGTTACATTTATTGACCAATCAGCGAGATTACAATCTTCGTGTCGATATGATATCTTCATTAGATGGTCTTAATTACTACGCCGAGTATGAACTCTTCAGGATTGCGAATGAGGACAATTTGTACAGGCTGACGAATATCGATGGCTACTCTGGAAATACAG gAGGAGATGCGATGGCATGGGACATACAATCAGCTTGGTCCACAAAGGATCGCGACAATGGTAAACACACGGACGTTCATGGTGAATGTGCAGTGGAGGGTCACGGAGCGTATTGGTATAGTGTTTGCGGCGACTTCAATCCTAATG GGACATACCTGGAAGtaatttcaacaatttaa
- the LOC139960161 gene encoding techylectin-5A-like isoform X1, which produces MATQSRSFRFGAILTTVIYLCSIVESMDLCTFEEVSNCKMAENCSFGNYAAEETVETTPSQEIALSTQIQCPMNMVFGNCSCHGTCSDPFGCHGNCEEPETCFCPPDNFLMDGEDCVPIEECECYIQDVGFLQPGKFFVNNDCTQRCNCTQGNLTCDHEYRCSNYASCQPDNGTNICSCYDGYYGDGLTCTLALDCDDYRNAGFTENGTYIITPTNWTSGSFEVYCDMDTSGGGWTVFQRRIDGSVDFYLTWTDYKEGFGNVDHEHWLGNDKLHLLTNQRDYNLRVDMISSLDGLNYYAEYELFRIANEDNLYRLTNIDGYSGNTGGDAMAWDIQSAWSTKDRDNGKHTDVHGECAVEGHGAYWYSVCGDFNPNGLYNGSGSTSLFWRDIPGSNFNNLKFLEMKIRPARS; this is translated from the exons ATGGCAACTCAGTCGCGAAGTTTCcgttttggtgccattttgacGACTGTGATATATCTTTGCAGCATTGTAGAATCAATGG ACTTATGTACTTTCGAAGAAGTATCTAATTGCAAGATGGCAGAAAACTGTTCTTTCGGAAACTATGCGGCGGAAGAAACCGTTGAGACAA CACCATCTCAGGAAATCGCTCTTTCTACGCAAATTCAGTGTCCAATGAACATGGTGTTTGGAAACTGTAGCTGTCATGGAACTTGTTCAGACCCTTTCGGTTGCCATGGTAATTGTGAGGAACCTGAAACTTGCTTTTGCCCGCCAGATAACTTCTTGATGGACGGGGAGGACTGTGTCCCAATCGAGGAGTGTGAATGCTACATTCAAGATGTTGGATTCCTCCAA CCAGGCAAATTCTTTGTAAACAACGACTGCACACAAAGATGTAACTGCACTCAGGGAAACTTGACATGTGATCACGAATATCGTTGTAGCAACTATGCATCATGTCAACCAGACAATGGCACCAATATATGTAGTTGCTATGATGGTTACTATGGCGATGGATTAACTTGCACATTGGCTCTCGATTGCGATGACTACCGTAATGCAGGATTCACCGAAAATGGTACTTACATCATCACACCGACCAACTGGACAAGCGGTTCATTTGAAGTTTACTGTGATATGGACACCTCGGGTGGCGGCTGGACG GTATTTCAGCGTCGAATCGACGGATCAGTCGACTTTTATCTTACTTGGACTGATTACAAAGAAGGTTTTGGAAACGTGGACCATGAACATTGGCTTGGGAATGACAAGTTACATTTATTGACCAATCAGCGAGATTACAATCTTCGTGTCGATATGATATCTTCATTAGATGGTCTTAATTACTACGCCGAGTATGAACTCTTCAGGATTGCGAATGAGGACAATTTGTACAGGCTGACGAATATCGATGGCTACTCTGGAAATACAG gAGGAGATGCGATGGCATGGGACATACAATCAGCTTGGTCCACAAAGGATCGCGACAATGGTAAACACACGGACGTTCATGGTGAATGTGCAGTGGAGGGTCACGGAGCGTATTGGTATAGTGTTTGCGGCGACTTCAATCCTAATGGCTTATATAACGGATCCGGTTCTACTAGCCTCTTTTGGAGGGACATACCTGGAAGtaatttcaacaatttaaagTTTCTAGAGATGAAGATAAGACCAGCGAGAAGTTAA
- the LOC139960161 gene encoding fibrinogen-like protein A isoform X4, whose amino-acid sequence MAENCSFGNYAAEETVETTPSQEIALSTQIQCPMNMVFGNCSCHGTCSDPFGCHGNCEEPETCFCPPDNFLMDGEDCVPIEECECYIQDVGFLQPGKFFVNNDCTQRCNCTQGNLTCDHEYRCSNYASCQPDNGTNICSCYDGYYGDGLTCTLALDCDDYRNAGFTENGTYIITPTNWTSGSFEVYCDMDTSGGGWTVFQRRIDGSVDFYLTWTDYKEGFGNVDHEHWLGNDKLHLLTNQRDYNLRVDMISSLDGLNYYAEYELFRIANEDNLYRLTNIDGYSGNTGGDAMAWDIQSAWSTKDRDNGKHTDVHGECAVEGHGAYWYSVCGDFNPNGLYNGSGSTSLFWRDIPGSNFNNLKFLEMKIRPARS is encoded by the exons ATGGCAGAAAACTGTTCTTTCGGAAACTATGCGGCGGAAGAAACCGTTGAGACAA CACCATCTCAGGAAATCGCTCTTTCTACGCAAATTCAGTGTCCAATGAACATGGTGTTTGGAAACTGTAGCTGTCATGGAACTTGTTCAGACCCTTTCGGTTGCCATGGTAATTGTGAGGAACCTGAAACTTGCTTTTGCCCGCCAGATAACTTCTTGATGGACGGGGAGGACTGTGTCCCAATCGAGGAGTGTGAATGCTACATTCAAGATGTTGGATTCCTCCAA CCAGGCAAATTCTTTGTAAACAACGACTGCACACAAAGATGTAACTGCACTCAGGGAAACTTGACATGTGATCACGAATATCGTTGTAGCAACTATGCATCATGTCAACCAGACAATGGCACCAATATATGTAGTTGCTATGATGGTTACTATGGCGATGGATTAACTTGCACATTGGCTCTCGATTGCGATGACTACCGTAATGCAGGATTCACCGAAAATGGTACTTACATCATCACACCGACCAACTGGACAAGCGGTTCATTTGAAGTTTACTGTGATATGGACACCTCGGGTGGCGGCTGGACG GTATTTCAGCGTCGAATCGACGGATCAGTCGACTTTTATCTTACTTGGACTGATTACAAAGAAGGTTTTGGAAACGTGGACCATGAACATTGGCTTGGGAATGACAAGTTACATTTATTGACCAATCAGCGAGATTACAATCTTCGTGTCGATATGATATCTTCATTAGATGGTCTTAATTACTACGCCGAGTATGAACTCTTCAGGATTGCGAATGAGGACAATTTGTACAGGCTGACGAATATCGATGGCTACTCTGGAAATACAG gAGGAGATGCGATGGCATGGGACATACAATCAGCTTGGTCCACAAAGGATCGCGACAATGGTAAACACACGGACGTTCATGGTGAATGTGCAGTGGAGGGTCACGGAGCGTATTGGTATAGTGTTTGCGGCGACTTCAATCCTAATGGCTTATATAACGGATCCGGTTCTACTAGCCTCTTTTGGAGGGACATACCTGGAAGtaatttcaacaatttaaagTTTCTAGAGATGAAGATAAGACCAGCGAGAAGTTAA